The Brassica napus cultivar Da-Ae chromosome C1, Da-Ae, whole genome shotgun sequence DNA segment ggagttatggcataagagactcggtcacatgagtgagaagggaatggatgtgttgtctaagaatgaggtgattccaggaatctctggtttgcacctacagaagtgttcgcattgctttgcgggaaaacaacacagggtatctttcaagtcttctgcaccttctaggaaacccgaggtactggatttggtacactcagatgtgtgtggtccaatgaagacaagatctcttggtggcgcatcatattttgtgacttttattgatgatcattcaaggaagtcgtgggtatttcctatgaggacgaaggatcaggtgctgggatatttcaagcattttgtggcattggttgagagacaaacggggaagaagctgaagtgtatccgcagtgataatggtggagagtatcttgGACCATTTGATGCTTATTGCAAAGAGCATGGAATAAGGCATCAGTTCACGCCACCTCATACTCCACAATTGAATGGGTTGGCTGAAAGGATGAATCGGACGATTGTCgagaggatgagatgtttgatctcacagtcaggcttatcgatgactttctgggcagaagctttgaacacggtggttcatgtgctgaatttgtcaccaagtgctccattggatggtgatgttccagagaggatttggactggtaaggatgtttcttacagtctcttgagggtctttgggtgtaaggcatttgttcatattcccaaggttgatagatcgaagcttgagatgaagtcgcggcagtgtgtgttcatcggttatggtcatgatgagttcgggtacagattttatgatctcgttgagaggaagctcgtaaggagcagagatgttgtgtttatggaatatcaaacgattaaggacattgacaagtccaaaaagcaaactcagatttttgagggtttgatcgatacagaggctactccttctacatcggttcacggtgaggttgaggttgaggttcaggataatacacccagtgcagatgctcccgcacatgaagatggtagtggtgatcatggtgacgatcatggtgagacaccagctgctgagaaccaaccgactattgttagaagatccgagagaggtcttaaaccgtcgacaaggtatgatcctagtgagtatgtattacttactgatgggggagagcctgaaagctatgatgaagctttggaggatgaacacaaggataagtggtttggagccatggatgaggagatggattcttttgaggagaaccatacttttgagttggtggaattgcctaagggcaagaaggctctgcttaataagtgggtgtacaaaattaagcatgaggatgccaatttgccacctcgacacaaggctagattggttgtgaaaggctacagccaaaagaagggaatttattatgatgaaatcttttctcctgttgtgaagatgtcatccattcgggttgtacttggattggcagcaagccttgatctagaggttgagcaaatggacgtgaagactgctttccttcatggtaatttggaggaagagatctacatggaacaaccggaaggctatgtgcaaaagggcaaagaaaatttggtttgccgcttgaagaaaagcctttatggattgaagcaagcacCAAGGCAGTGGTACATGAAGTTCAAGTCTGTTATGGGGGAGCATGATTATACAGAGACTGATTCAGACCATTGTGTATTTGTGAAGGTGTTCAGTGAggatgattttatcatcttgttgctgtatgtcgatgatatgttgattgtgggcaGGAACATGGACAGAATTAACGAGTTGAAAGAGCATCTCAGTGAGTCCTTtgccatgaaagatatgggtctAGCGAAACAGATTCTTGGTATGAAAATTATTCGGGATagaggtgagaagctgattcacttatctcaggaaaagtacattgaaaaagtacttaagcggtttcacatggacaagtctaaagtgttgagtactcctcttgctccacacttaagactgagcagtcaacaaagtccgaagacatatgcggagaaggaagatatggcgaaggttccgtatgcttctgcagtgggtagtttgatgtatgccatggtctgtacaagaccggatttagcctacgccgttggagttgtcagcaggtttctctccaatccgggaagagaacattggaatgctgtgaagtggattttgagatatctcAGAGGGACTTCTAATTTGAAGATTACATTCGGAGGTAAGAAGTCATTGCTTGTCAGTTACACTGATTCTGACATGTCGGGAGATGCTGATTCTAGCAAATCTACTTCGGGTTACTTGGTAACATTTGCGGGTGGAGCTGTGGCATGGCAGTCAAGGTTGCAAAAGTGTGTTGCACAATCTACCACTGAGGCAGAGTTCATTGCTGCAGTTGAAGCTTGTAAAGAGCTAttgtggatgaagaacttctgtgaAGAGATCGGTTTCAAGCAAGAAAAGTATGTGTTGCTTTGTGATAGTCAAAGCGCTATTTGTCTCGGGAAGAATTCTACATTTCATTCGAAGTCAAAACACATTCAGAGGAGGTATCATTGGATACGTGATGTGGTTGCTTCTAAGGAAGTGGAACTTGAGAAAGTTCATACGGATTATAATGGAGCTGATATGATGACAAAATCATTACCGAGGGGGAAGCTTGAGGTATGACGAGAGATAGCCGGAATGGCTGTTTCTTCCATCTAGTCAGAGGGGGAGTTtgttgggtccctcctagatggagagAACCAAGTGGGCATGAGACATAATAATTCTCATGACCTTAAGTAATTAGTGATGTTCCCCTTTACACTGTAGACtcacaataatagagttttgacaaaaagaaacaagagagagagaaaggagaaaaagagagagaaggagaaaactcgtaaggtgatttcaagactggatttggagggtcaaacggatcctgatcgggctgatattttgtaagaagcttcttcagtcagtgggttagagGTTCACTGgagggatttggatttcaacggttggatcttctgttgtctgggttttcttgaagctggtcgccatagttcttcagcagagcagtcttgggtgtttggtaaatccaacggtgagatcttctcttattgagctgaagtttggcagaggtattgtcgacttgtttatcttggatttgtacggttggattagtttctggaagccggaatctttgtgagctgaggtcgtttggttgctgccggttttgaagctttgtgttgctctcttgttgttgttgtttgtgttggagatagctctttgtagctagactctatgttctgttcaggctgttgaacagggaggacttggttgtactcataccatttatatagtggatttttgagtggactacggtcccgtggtttttccttctcacatcgaggaggttttccacgtaaaaattgtgtgtctcatttacgtttttctgcatattacaTCCCgccatcgtcgaagtattttcttcacaggttcacaaggtcaggggaacacgaccattagtatttccgctgcgccgtgtgactttccccGCTTCCTCGCTTGCCAATATGCTATATGAAACTGTTGGTTCAGAAACATACGAGATCGGAGGTCAAAACAAACCCTACGCGTCTGATGTATGGGTCTACAATAAGCTGATAGGCAAACGACGCAAAGCCCCTATCATGATGGTGGCTCGTAAGAATCCACTTACGTGCTCACTTGATGGGAAATTATATTTGTAATGGGAGGGTGTAAAGGAGATGAGTCTACGTGTTCGGCTGAGGTTTTTGACACAAAAACTCAAACCTGGGAACCTTTACCGGATCCTGGCGTCGAACTCCGGTTCTCTTTGATTAAAAAGCTTGAAACTGAATcaggaaatttttttattgcgGAGCAATAataacaacttttttttatcttgttaaaaaaaatgtagGTGGGAAGTTTATCGTGCAAAATTTGGTGAGAGTATCTGTAAGATAGATGAGGTATGGTACTCTTATGATCAACGTGAATGTTGGTGGTATGACACAAAGTGTCGAAAGTGGAGATTAGTGAGAGGTTTGACTGAACTCTGTCGGCGTTTTAGTCGTGAACTTGGAGTGAAAATAGGAAGTTATGGTGGAAAACTCGTAATCTTTTGGGTTGGTCCTGCGCTGTATCCTTTCCTTGGTACCTCCCGGATTTGGTGTGCTGTGATATTGCTTAAAAAACATTGTGGTCGTTATAATGAAGTTTGGGGTCAAGTTGAATGGGCAGATATTGTGCTTACAGCCCCTTGGTCACATACAGTACGCTTACGTTGTGTGAAGTCGGTGCAATGATCAACAAAGTATGCTTTTGCATTTAACCTtttgtctttaaaaaaaaatacaattgatGCTATTTAGGAGAGTCGTTGATATAATATAGATAGTGTGATATATATGCTGATTAATTTTACTGGCACTAATTCgatttcttttataaatgtTAAAGTCTAAGTCTTCCTCCATGTAATCACAAAAACACATACGTACCACAATAGTCTCATTCTTCTTCAACATCTAGTTATCTTTCTCCTCTCCTTTTTTGTAGCTTTTTGTTCTCCTTCTCCTTCCAGCCTTTTTCACCTTGTCCATGAAAAGGAGAGACAGCGTTAATAACAACCTTCTTTATTCAGGGAAGAAACAACAACCTTCTTGGCAGAAGCCTAAGGAAAAACAGTTCAACAACTTAAACTTAAAAGAAATTGCTCTTATGTACTTTGATATATGAACAGTTTCTCCCTATAGGAACCAATCGTAAAAACCAAGAATACATGCTGTAATATAGCCATTATTATGTAAAGTCTAACTGGTTATGACATGTGATCGGTCAAAATACTGTAATGCCCcgaccgcccacggctaatggacCATCCACACCCGTGGTCCGTGGGTCCCATCCTGTTGCGTTAATTTTTTGAATGCCCGAAAGTCTTGTTTACTGACCttgcaatcaccacatgacctttctccgtgctttggcctcactcgcacgctatcgcgaatcacttcccgataggtcacccatcctttcactactccagtccaagcacgcttaattctggagttctaaacggatgtgtgacggaaaaggtaagtcaactttggtgacataggtagtcaaatcaattctcttaagtcttttcatatatcacaattcgggatgttacaattcaccccctctcaaaggacgcaacgtcctcgttgcgccccacgacaggtctcaagacgcctctcggGTCAGAACCGAGATGGTTGATCTGCTCTAATACCACTTGTAATGCCCTGACCGCCTatggctaatgggccacccacacCCGCTCACTCGGCCCGTGGATCCCATCCTGTCTTACGGGCGGTGCGTTAATTTTCTAAAGATCCGAAAATTTTGTTTACTGACGTTGCAATCACCACATGATATTTCCCgagctttggcctcactcgcacgatatcgcgaatcacttcccgataggtcacccatcctttcactacttcatcccaagcacgcttaacacaagagttctaaacggatgtgtgacggaaaaTGTAAGTCAACTTtagtgacataggtagccaaatcaattttctcaagtctttcCATATATCATGACTCGGgatgttataaatatattaaacattcTTCTCCATGATTGATGTAAAAGCAAAAACCtataaatgatataaaacaaaaactgatATTAATGGAGGATTTGATTTTGTGGCATTGACTAAGAACTTTAAGCAGTACGACCTATGGGGTCAacctgaagaaaaaaaagttcaaactGCTAATAGTATTGAAGGATCCTTCTACATGATCTCGCAGTCAGTTCCATCCTATTCGGAGACATTACATTCCGGCTGACTTTATCGCGAGATCCGTGAAGAATAACTTCATCAACTACAGCCACCGCCATCCGATTTTAGAGGTGGATATATTTAGAATACGCTTTTCTAACCTGTGGGTGAATATCGTTGATCGTGGCACATATATATCATTGACAagttcatgtgtgatttttatcTAATGAACTTACCTTCTGATATTTATGATAGTTTTTAGAGTGTTGTTAATTTTTTACTATCTAAAAACACTGGTAAAGTGGTAAGTCTTCAGAGATATGTAAAGTCTTTATAGTCTACTTCCATGATTTGTTTTCTCTGTTCCCTCTTGTTTTCAAGGTTGAACTTAAActtgacccaaaaaaaacacTTAAATTTGGTCCAGAGTGAATGCATCTCCCAGAGGTGTGAAGTCTTCTTTTCATTATCCATGCATTTTGTTATGTATAAGTATAACTTTAGATTAGTCAGAGTTATGTGGACCGTCATTAGTGGCTTCTGGGTTATGATTGGGACCAAATCTTCCAACTTGGAAGGCATATAGATTGATAagtaaagaaaatatcataatatataattactaAACACAAGTTGAAACTGACTCTTTATGGGATCCTAAAGTGACCAACATTTAGTGTGCTTGGCGCGTTGTTGTGTCCATTCAACATTTCCAATATAAAGGCACTAATTATCCATCAAATACAACtttgtaaatattaaatatagtaaattctctttttgcttctttttatttatatccTGTCATCAGCAGTGGAAGGTGCTTCTTCCACAAAATAAATGACAGTTTCTGACTTGTTCATTTGGTGATCATCATGGTTCTGCTTTCTTCCTTCTGGTTTTGTTTGGTCTTGGTCTTTGGTTATGATTGCCTCAAgttgttgttgctgcttctTTACTTTGGTCTTATTGGCTGATATAGTCAAGGCTCCTAGTCCAAGGATGGATAAGCAACCTGACGCTGCAAAGACACCGTCTTTGACAAGGTAACAATCTTCTTCAAGCCATCCTTCTCCGAAAGGCTGCAGTCGGCTCATGCTTATTGCAGTACTCAGAATCAAAACCACGACCACAAAATTCGACCTAATATATAGCCACATAGGTAAGAACACAAACCTCAAAAGATATTCAATTTCTATCTTATACTGCTTCGATGATAGATAATAGATATTACTTGtttactagattttttaaccgcgctacgcgcggataagatattatatgtatttctcaattctaaaaaataatgtataatattgtattatattatttaaaaaatataaaatatgactacataacataaatatattttttaaattttctttgtggaaatcattatgttgtttgattgttgtacttgattcacatatttgcatagatatttgtgatagatgaataactatatttttattatcagtaaataatatatatttattatataatataagaaaaataaaattatttactttttaaacaaacttgtctcatgttggggactcggttatagacatatcatatacgaatgagacatttttacagttatcaatcttcttaacattgaaaaaacaaatctacatatcaaaacaatatctcatacgatctatttgtggaataattactctgaagaaattgaatttaggcatcaaaaaggactgaaaaTGTATGTgcatatatgttatctaagtctgcttcacaaagtactattcatagttcatatatcattaatgtccatcctatttttttgtccaccatttcttaaacatcttgaaataactgatgctaattaataataaactttttgctggaaaaaaaatcaaatttgtctaattatcgcttaaatattttattaatatggtctaagaagcttttaagtgatatcatagtttaatttattagtttttttgttaatttttagaggtttttgtatttaagatttttttccatattaagcttctatttctttcacagaattgatatatatatatatatatcataaaaattaccatcaaatcagttttacttatttattattttgttttaacaaaaatacactttttaaataatttaatttaaaataaaattatatattaatttgctgtattttaacaatttcattgatttaattaatttgctttggtgtataacttaaaaagttttcatatgaatcggggaaagtaaatttatgttgttatattatatttattttgtgtatatagaatctatatataattctagtgtaataaagaaagaacattatttttttgtaacttcaaaaagatacattattacaatttaaaatgaatcaaaattgaagaaaatggtaattaaatatttgtaaatctaattgtttagttggattctcatgaaaaaaaaatcgattggttaaacaaatgtttcaaaatttgttgtggtattgttttgtctataaattataaaatttattgaattaatatatttaattattgcatccttaaataatattttattaagacattagaaaaatatgttttgagttgttttgtcaaattgtacaaaaatctatgctttttcatatttgtaacttcaaaaagatacattatgataatttgaaattaataaaaattgaataaaatggtaattaaatatttgtaaatctaattattattttatcttgtttagttggattctcatgaaaaaaaatcgataggttaaacaaatgtttcaaaatttgttgtgttattgttttgtctataaattacaaaatttattgaattaatatatttaattattgcacccttaaataatattttattaagacattagagaagtatgttatgagttgttttgtcaaaattttacaaaaatctatgttttttcatatttgtcacgaaaatttatatgttaaactttgtcacgaaaacaaaaatatatgctttttcatacttgtcaacgttctcacactttctaagaatatattagcttagtcacttacttattttttttttacaaaataaagtatcggagtcttgaaagttgaattcatattattgtaaatgtacataagagtttgtgattatatacttagtggttcttgtatatgtgtccaagaaagtttcaatggcttagtggtaactgtcctatatttatatcatactaacccgggttcgattctcaccttcgcattgtttttttattttttacgaaaaaaaatgagatgacatggcaatttcggATTCTCTGATtagttgatttttctatcctatgtggacaccctctccatggcttatatcccccttttagtatagtatagattgtaGTCTTAATTAATGTAATCATGCGGATAGagaccaaaccaaaccaaaccaaaaccacTTTTAGTGTAACCCAAAACACCCGAACTAAAccgttttatatttattaaatttttatatttcataaatatatctAAGAATATATAACCTTATTACATCAGTATATTATTCTAAATCATTGTTTCTAACTAAACCTTACTAAAGTCAAATTGTATCAAACCAAACCGATACAAAtggttttatttgattttcagTGTATAAAATCTTAAACCGGAAAACAAACCGTAATTCAGAGCATCAACGCATAGTTTAAAGCACCTCATAGGACAGTAGCCCTTTCAGTTATTTACGTTAGTAaaaagagagatttgagagtaatattttttttaccagGAGAGAATCAAAAGAACAGTTGGTAAAGTAAGATTAGTAATCTTGTAACCATCTTCTCTTTTGGTTCCTGTCCTGTAAATTCGGAACACAACTATGTTTCCAACGATCTGAGCAACACAGAAGCAAAGAACAGCGGCTGTTCCGAGCCAAAAAGCATGGCTTCTTGGTATATAACAGTTCCTCTCTGTGTCCCATCGAACGTCTTCTTTCTACAGACATGGATATTTCAGAAAACGTTGGTTTGAACTTTTCGATTAACGAAACACAAAAAGAGACTTTTAATGGAAGTTAGCTTACGTGGTACCTTTGTTCTCTTGAACTCGGCTATAAAACATGTGATGAAGGAAACGAGACCAAGAAGGAACACGACCGAGTGGAGAACATGGTTGTGCATAGTTTCTAATGATCTTTGTACCCTGTAAGATTTGTGGATGCACGTATATATGTATAACTCTACAACATAAATGTTTAATCTTCTTTGTCAACTAAACAAGAGTGGGAAAGGGCCAAGTAGCTGAATATTCTTAGttatatcaaatgatatttttcaaaaacaaatttgaaggAAATAGATGATGGCGTAGTATACTTACTTAGACTGTTATACACATCTTAAAATTTTCGGTTTCCTGAGGGAATTACTCAGAGAAATTTTCTTCGTCAACCAAATGAATATAGAAAACGGGgaatatattctaaaatgataattaaatgATAATTCTGCTAAATCATTCAAAGGAAAAAGATTTGACTAATTAAAGGAGAGGTCAACGTTGATTATTCAGACTTTTTAAACAGAGAAAATCAAATGATGACAAAAGACTATGTTTATGGAGTATAGATCAAGCCTTCCCAAGTTGAaaacttattagattttgtatttttcttaagaaaatgaaagtttgaatttggattttcaGTTGGCTACTAGGCTTAGAAACATTATCCATTTTGCTTAtctttacaatttttatttaacaaattgTTTATTAGTCTTTAGTAGTATAAGCTAGTAAGCtacaaagaaaaatgaaatgggTATCCATATgttagtataatatataaattcttaaatataagattataattttttatttaaaataaatctaagCAAAGACGAGACTTCATTTCTTCCTCTTAAGAGCATCAACAACATTAAGGCCAATACAATAAGCGATAGACTGAACGCTGACCATCGGATTAACCCCTAAAGCCGTTGGAAAAACACTTGTGTCCGCCACAAATAAGCCTTCGACCTCCCAAGTCTCTCCCGTTGGCTTCACCGCAGATACTTCTGGTCTAGTTCCCATCCTACAGCTTCCCATTTGATGAGCTGAACATATCTGTCCTGACAAATCCTTCAAGCCCTTTGAACTCTCTTCTCTCACAAACCGCTCAATCTCTACCGCACTCGCTGTCCTAACGTTCAAACTCTTACCTTCTGAGTTATGTGTCCCAATCTCCTCAGCTCCTGCCGCGGTCAAAATGTTCAAGACTCTCTCAAGTCCCTTCTTTAGACTCTCTTCGTCTTCATTGTTTAAGTTGTACTCGATAGAACTCTTAGAGTTGATTGTTCCGGTTCCTTTGTCTCTCAAAAGCGTGAAAACGTGTGCGGTTCTTGAGAATTTGAGCATTCGTGTTTTGAACTCCTTGCTTGATGTCCAAGGAATGACCCCTGAGAACAACCCTGGATGAAGAGAAGGTGTCTGAATCACCGTTTCTCCATAAGAACGTTTCGTTTCTGCGTTTACAACGCTAGACATTGCGGTCATGATACCTCCTTCGtagcttttcttcttcttctcaggcCATTCTTCCTCCTGCGGGAACCAACCCCAAGCCATAACTACAGGATGTAAACAAAGGTTTCTCCCAATGTTACCGTTCTTCAAACCGCTGCGTTTCAACAAATGAGGCGTTCTGAGCGCACCGCAAGCCACTATAGTTGTTTTAGCCTCCACCACATAAATGTCATCCCCAAACGCAAACGCAACTCCA contains these protein-coding regions:
- the LOC106377076 gene encoding protein MODIFYING WALL LIGNIN-2-like, which encodes MHNHVLHSVVFLLGLVSFITCFIAEFKRTKKEDVRWDTERNCYIPRSHAFWLGTAAVLCFCVAQIVGNIVVFRIYRTGTKREDGYKITNLTLPTVLLILSWSNFVVVVLILSTAISMSRLQPFGEGWLEEDCYLVKDGVFAASGCLSILGLGALTISANKTKVKKQQQQLEAIITKDQDQTKPEGRKQNHDDHQMNKSETVIYFVEEAPSTADDRI